In a single window of the Citrobacter sp. Marseille-Q6884 genome:
- the cusF gene encoding cation efflux system protein CusF: MRNSLKAVLFGAFSVMFSAGLHAETHQHGDMNTASDASVQQVIKGTGVVKDIDMNSKKITISHEAIPAVGWPAMTMRFTFVNADDAINALKTGNHVDFSFIQQGNISLLKSINVTQS, translated from the coding sequence ATGCGTAATTCACTTAAAGCCGTTTTATTTGGTGCCTTCTCTGTCATGTTTTCTGCCGGTCTTCATGCTGAAACACATCAGCATGGCGATATGAATACTGCCAGTGATGCTTCGGTACAGCAGGTTATCAAGGGCACCGGTGTCGTTAAAGACATTGATATGAATAGTAAAAAGATTACCATTTCGCACGAAGCAATCCCTGCTGTGGGCTGGCCTGCAATGACCATGCGCTTCACTTTTGTTAATGCAGACGACGCTATCAATGCCCTGAAAACCGGCAACCATGTCGATTTCTCGTTTATTCAGCAGGGCAATATCTCCTTACTCAAAAGCATTAACGTTACGCAATCCTGA